In the genome of Longimicrobiales bacterium, the window GGACGGCATCCGGGCGGGCGACCTGCTCATTGTCGAGCCGGTCGATGCCGCAGCGCTGGAGAACGGCGACATCGTGCTCGCGCACTCCGGCGGCTCCACTGCGGCGCGCCGGGTCATGCGCAGCGCCGCGGAGCTGTCACTCGATCCGGTGAATCCCGGCGAGCTGCCCATCGTTCTGACGAGCCGGCAGGCGGGCAATGTCATTCGGGGCAGGATCACCGGCCTTGTTCGCCGTATGCGTTTTGCGATTACCGACGAGCCCCCCGCAGTGGTCGCTGTCCCTGCCGGCTGACGCCCCGCTCCACCACGCGGCCGAGCCCGATGACGCGCTGTGGATGCAGCGCGCGCTCGAGCTTGCCCACGCCGCAGCGGCTGCGGACGAAGTCCCCGTCGGCTGTGTCATTGTCAGTGACGGTGCACTCATCGCCGAGGCGCACAACCTCACGCGGGCGCTCGACGATCCCACGGCACACGCCGAGATGGTGGCCCTGCGCCGCGCGGCCGCGCGTCTGGGCAGCACGCGTCTGCTCGGCACCACCATGTACGTGACGCTCGAGCCCTGCTCCATGTGTGCTGGCGCGATCGTGCTGGCGAA includes:
- the tadA gene encoding tRNA adenosine(34) deaminase TadA — its product is MSFGAGSPALFAVCVLRLPTSPPQWSLSLPADAPLHHAAEPDDALWMQRALELAHAAAAADEVPVGCVIVSDGALIAEAHNLTRALDDPTAHAEMVALRRAAARLGSTRLLGTTMYVTLEPCSMCAGAIVLAKVRRLVFAAADPKTGMCGSLACVVQDPRLNHRVELTTGVLAEPAADMLRSFFQARRTASR